Within Amycolatopsis sp. cg5, the genomic segment GTCGCGCCGATGCTGAGCGTGGTCAGCTGGCCGAGGCCGAGCGACCGCTTGAGGTGGCCGCCTTCGCCCTCGCCACCGTGTGCCACCAGGTCCTCGACCGATTTGCGCCGGAACAGCACTGCCCTGGTCGCACTGGGCCCGGTTCGCTGGTTCACGCTGAAGTCCTCCTCGTCGAGGTGTGTATCGCGTCAACGGTATCGGTCGTTCTTGGACGCGAAAACACCGATCGATTGCGAAGAGGAAGATCACCCTGGCGATCTGTTGCGGTGAAGCTGAATATCGTGGCGATTCGTTTCTCTGCCTCTTCGCCCTGCGATGGACCGTTCGGCTCGACCTTGGCCGCGCCGGCGAAGCTCGGCAACCCGGCGGTCCGGATGGCACAGGCAAAGTGTCAGCTAACTTTCGGTATACCTTCCGCTGGCGTACGACCGTTTAGGGTCAGCCCCAGGCCCGGCCGGCGCGGATGATCCCCCCTAGTCCCCGTCCGCCGGGTCTTCCCCTGGCAGGAGCAGGGTGAACGTCGGCGGTGTGGGCCTGGTGAGCCGCAGCCTGCCGCCCTCGGCCTCGGCGAGGCTGCGTGCCAGCGCCAGCCCGATGCCGTGACCCTCCGCGGTGGTGTGCGCGACCGCGAACAGGTCGACGTCGCCGTCGATACCGGCGCCCTCGTCGCTGACGTCGACCGCGATCGCGTCGCCCGCCTCCCTGACCAGTACGGTCACCGTCCCGCTGCCGTGGATGACCGCGTTGTCGAGCAGCACGCCGAGCACCTGGCGCACCGCCGCGGCCGACGCGCGCGGCGGCCAGGTGTCGGAGGTGACGATGCGCAGGCCGCGGCCGTCGAGCAGCTCCTCCCAGCCCGGCCGCAGCTCGGCGAGCAGCGCGTGGAGGTCGAGCGGCGTGTTCGGCTTGCGGGTCAGGCGGGACAACGCGATCAGGTCGTCGATGGTCCGCTCGAGCCGGTCCGCCGACGAGATGCCGGCCGCGATGGCGTGCCTCGGCTCCATGTCCGGTGACTCCAGCGCGGCTTCGAGCTGCAGCCGCAGGCCGGTCAACGGGGTGCGCAGCTGGTGCGAGGCGTTCGCGGCGAAGGCCTGCTCCCGCTCCAGCGTCTCGCGGATGCGCTCGGCGGTCGTGTCGAGCGTCTCGGCCACCCGGTCGGTCTCCGGCAGCCCGGCCCGGCGCGCGCGGACGGTGAAGTCGCCCTCGCCGAGCCGTTCGGCGGCGGCGGACAGTTCTTCCAGCGGCCTGGCGAGCCGCGCGGCGAGCCGCCTGGCGACCAGCCACGTGGTGGCGATCGCGACGACGGCCAGGCCCAGCATCCCGAGCCAGGTCACCGCGACATGGCGGTAGAGCTGGCTCCGCGGGATCGCCGCGCGGACCATCCCGCTCAACTCGTCGCCGTTGACCACGGGTACGGCCACGACGAGCTGGTCGCCGACGTCACCGCTCGCCCAGTCGGAACCCCGCGCCTTCATCACGACGTGGTCGGCCTTTTTCGGGCCTTCGCCGATGAGCAGCGTGCCGTCCGGGGTGTAGACGCCGACCAGCGCCTCCGACTCCTCGGGGTCCAGCTGCGGCAGCCGCGTCGGCGGGATGCCCTCGACGAGGTCCGGCGCCACGGCCACCATGACGGAGTCGGCGGCCCGTTCCAGCTCGGAGTATTCGCTGGCCCGGTAGAACTTGACCACGCCGAACCCCAGCGGCAGCCCGAAGAGGAAGATCGCCAGCATCGCCGCCGTCACGGCCAGCGTGACGATCCTTCTCCGCACGGTTACACGCTCGGTCGTTCGAGCCGATACCCGTGCCCGCGCAGCGTTGAAATGCGCGGCGCCGCCTCAGGCGACTCCGCGGAGTCGGTGAGCTTCCGCCGCAGCGCGGCGATGTGCACGTCGAGCGTCTTGGTCGAGCCGTACCAGTGCTCGTCCCACACCTCGCTCATCAGCGTGTCCCTGCTGACCGCCACGCCCGGCTGCTCGGCCAGCCTCGCCAGCAGGTCGAACTCCTTGGCCCGCAAGCTGATCTCCCGCCCGTCGAGACACACACGCCGCCCGGCGGTGTCGACGGTCAGCCGCCCCACCTCGATCGGCGGCTTGCTCGGCGTGTGCGTCGTGCCCCGCCGCAGGTGCGCCCGCACCCGCGCGAGCAGCTCACCCAGCCGCACCGGCTTGGTGAGGTAGTCGTCGGCGCCCGCCTCGAGCCCGACCACGACGTCCATCTCGTCCTGCCGCGCGGTCAGGATCACCAGCACCGTCGACGGCAACGCCGCCCGCAGCCTGCGGCACACCTCGACCCCGTCCAGGTCGGGCAGCCCGAGGTCCAGCAGCACCAGGTCGAACTCCCCGTGCTCCGCCTCGATGAGCGCGCCGCGGCCGGTCCGCTGCCACGAGATCTGATAGCCGTGCAACCGGAGGCTGGACTCCAGCACAGAACCGATCGTCTCGTCGTCTTCCACCACCAGCAGCCTCGACATGCCCGCAGCGTAGTCAACGACCCGGCGGTTGGCCGATCAACCGGTGAGACAGCTCACCCCGGTCGGTTCGGCGTGGCTCGAAACTGTCCTAAAAGGACGCCTGCGGGCTTGGGGTTTCGCGCTTTCCGAAGTCGGATTTCGGGGTGTGCGGATGATGGGATCGCTGACGACGGGTGGTGAATTCCTGCCTGGGAACATGGGGGTCGTGAGTGTTTTCGCCGGTTATTGAGGGGAAGGGCTAATGTGGCGTGCTGTGTGCAGCGAGGGGACCCCTGGGTGCGACATACGCTCTGAGGGGTCCCCTCACTTCAGCCTGGCAGCCGGAACACTCACGACCTTGCGGAGTAAAGCGGCCGGGATAAAGCCGCTAAACTCCGGACCGCCACGCCACAATTGCCTTTCCCGTCAATAGAACCGGCCGCATCACTCACGACCCCCGTGTCTACAAAGGACTATCCGACGGTGACCTCGGTGAACTGCACCGGAAGGACGGGAGCGCCGGTGCCGTCCGGGCTTTGGGAGGCGGAGGCCGGGTCGATGCCTGCCTTGGCGACCTTGTCGAGCACGGTCAGGCCCTCGTCGGAGATGCTGCCGAAGACGGTGTAGTTCGGCGGGAGCTGGGCGTCGCCGTAGACCATGAAGAACTGGCTGCCGTTGGTGTCCGGGCCCGAGTTGGCCATGGCGAGAATGCCGCGGCCGTACTGGATCTGCGGGAAGGTCTCGTCGCGGAACGCGTAACCGGGGCCGCCGGTGCCCTTGCCGGTGGGGTCGCCGCATTGCAGCATTTGCAATCCTTCGACGGCGAGGCGGTGGCAGGACGTCCCGGTGTAGAAGCCCTGCTTGGCGAGACTGACGAAGCTGGCGACCGTGCAGGGCGCGAGCGCGCGGTCGAGGTCAAGGCCGATCGTGCCCGCGCTGGTCTTGAGGGTGACCGTCGCCTTGCCTGCGGCGGGCACGGCGCCGTCGGCGGGTTTGGTGGCGGGCTTCGAAGCCGGCCGGTCGGGGGTGGCGGCGTATTCGCAGCCGGTCGGGTCGGCGAGCGGGGCCGGGCGCTGGGGCAGCGGTGCCCGGGAACCGGGGATCGCGATCGGCGCGCTCGTGGGGGAGGGGGACGCCGAGGTGCTTGTCGTCGTCGAGACACGGTCGGCGGCTTGGGTTTCCTCGTCGTCCTTGAGGTACCGGACGACGAGGAAGATGCCGGTCGTCAGTAGTGCGAGCACCGCCACGATCGCGATGGAGATCCAGAGCCATGGCGTTTTCGAAGGCTGCTGCTGGTGTGGCGGCGGGTATGTCATGCGTGGATCTTAGGGTGCCGCACGCTCCGTGACCGGGAGAACAGAGCACTTCGGCCCTGCCCGACCCGGGGACTAGGGCCACGGTGGCGACCGTGGTGTCGCAGGCGACGGTGACCGCTCCGCCCGCCGCCGTCGTGATCCAGCCGCCGGTCACCGTGGTCCAGCAGCCGCCCGTCACGACCGTGCGTGCGCCGGAGAAGGCGTTGACGCCCTGCCAGCGGATGGGCGCGGAGGGGTATTCCTACAGCTACGCCTACAGCGCTTGGGTGCGGGCGGGTTATCCGGTGAGCTGGGACGCCGACCACGACGGCATTCCCTGCGAGCAGACCTACGGCGAACGCTGAGCGATCAGCGCTTCGACGCCGTCGAGAATGCGGGAGAGGCCGAAGGAGTAGCCGAACTCGCGGTCCGCCTCGTCCTGGTTCGACACGTGGTCGAACGCGCCCGCGTCGACGGCCGCGCGGAGCGAGGGGAAGCGGTCGGCTTCGACGAGGCCGTCGAGCAAGGTGCCGTAGGGCACCCGGGCGGCCGGATCGGTCGTGCCGCGCTCGGCGGTGAACCGCGCGGTGGTGTGCAAATAGCTCGCGAGCAACAAAACAATGTCCACCTTGTCGCGTTCGCTGAGCCGGGTTTCACCGAGCATGCCGAGTGCGCGATCGGTCCATGTCACATGATTGGGCGTGA encodes:
- a CDS encoding sensor histidine kinase produces the protein MRRRIVTLAVTAAMLAIFLFGLPLGFGVVKFYRASEYSELERAADSVMVAVAPDLVEGIPPTRLPQLDPEESEALVGVYTPDGTLLIGEGPKKADHVVMKARGSDWASGDVGDQLVVAVPVVNGDELSGMVRAAIPRSQLYRHVAVTWLGMLGLAVVAIATTWLVARRLAARLARPLEELSAAAERLGEGDFTVRARRAGLPETDRVAETLDTTAERIRETLEREQAFAANASHQLRTPLTGLRLQLEAALESPDMEPRHAIAAGISSADRLERTIDDLIALSRLTRKPNTPLDLHALLAELRPGWEELLDGRGLRIVTSDTWPPRASAAAVRQVLGVLLDNAVIHGSGTVTVLVREAGDAIAVDVSDEGAGIDGDVDLFAVAHTTAEGHGIGLALARSLAEAEGGRLRLTRPTPPTFTLLLPGEDPADGD
- a CDS encoding response regulator transcription factor — encoded protein: MSRLLVVEDDETIGSVLESSLRLHGYQISWQRTGRGALIEAEHGEFDLVLLDLGLPDLDGVEVCRRLRAALPSTVLVILTARQDEMDVVVGLEAGADDYLTKPVRLGELLARVRAHLRRGTTHTPSKPPIEVGRLTVDTAGRRVCLDGREISLRAKEFDLLARLAEQPGVAVSRDTLMSEVWDEHWYGSTKTLDVHIAALRRKLTDSAESPEAAPRISTLRGHGYRLERPSV
- a CDS encoding peptidylprolyl isomerase, which encodes MTYPPPHQQQPSKTPWLWISIAIVAVLALLTTGIFLVVRYLKDDEETQAADRVSTTTSTSASPSPTSAPIAIPGSRAPLPQRPAPLADPTGCEYAATPDRPASKPATKPADGAVPAAGKATVTLKTSAGTIGLDLDRALAPCTVASFVSLAKQGFYTGTSCHRLAVEGLQMLQCGDPTGKGTGGPGYAFRDETFPQIQYGRGILAMANSGPDTNGSQFFMVYGDAQLPPNYTVFGSISDEGLTVLDKVAKAGIDPASASQSPDGTGAPVLPVQFTEVTVG